Proteins from a genomic interval of Salinarchaeum sp. Harcht-Bsk1:
- a CDS encoding universal stress protein codes for MIDTVAIATDGSESVSRSVDVAIDLADRFDAEVHALSVVDETEVASSPEQLRDELRAALEADASKAVEGVSERTDREVTTAVIEGRPADAIAEYAREEGIDVVATGTRGRHGEHRFLIGSVAERVVRTCPVPVLTVRQLSADE; via the coding sequence ATGATCGATACCGTCGCCATCGCGACCGACGGCTCTGAGAGCGTCTCCCGGTCCGTCGACGTGGCCATCGACCTGGCCGACCGCTTCGACGCCGAGGTGCACGCGCTGTCCGTCGTCGACGAGACAGAGGTTGCGTCTTCGCCCGAACAACTCCGGGACGAGCTTCGTGCGGCGCTCGAAGCCGACGCGAGCAAGGCCGTGGAGGGGGTCTCCGAGCGGACGGATCGTGAGGTAACGACCGCCGTCATCGAAGGGCGCCCCGCCGACGCAATCGCCGAGTACGCCCGCGAAGAAGGGATCGACGTCGTCGCTACGGGTACCCGTGGCCGGCACGGCGAGCACCGGTTTCTCATCGGGAGCGTCGCCGAGCGCGTCGTCCGGACCTGTCCGGTGCCCGTACTGACCGTTCGCCAGCTCAGCGCAGACGAGTAA
- a CDS encoding aldo/keto reductase: MHQRRLGSTDQYVSEVGLGTWNIGGSWGDVSDETGREVVRAAIDAGIDFVDTADVYGDGRSESHIGTVLEERDAYDDVFVATKTGRRLDPHEPERYNYETLRPQVERSLENLGVETIDLLQLHCPPTEAYYQPDTFEMLERFEEEGIIEQAGVSVEKVEEAEKAIEYDVVESVQIIFNPFRQRPKERFFRAANRYDVGIIVRVPYASGLLTGALDRDQEFAEDDHRNFNREGEAFDVGETFAGVPYETGHDALEAMEPHLPDDRSTAQATLRWILDHDQVTTVIPGTTSPAHVESNAAVSEQPRLSHEVHGAIRDVYEEYVYEHVHHRW; the protein is encoded by the coding sequence ATGCATCAGCGACGACTCGGCTCGACGGACCAGTACGTCTCGGAGGTCGGTCTCGGCACCTGGAACATCGGCGGAAGCTGGGGCGACGTCTCGGACGAAACCGGCCGCGAGGTCGTGCGCGCGGCCATCGACGCGGGCATCGACTTCGTCGACACGGCGGACGTCTACGGCGACGGCCGTAGCGAGTCCCACATCGGCACCGTGCTCGAGGAGCGCGACGCCTACGACGACGTGTTCGTTGCGACGAAGACCGGCCGACGGCTCGACCCCCACGAGCCCGAACGCTACAACTACGAGACGCTCCGGCCCCAGGTCGAGCGTAGCCTCGAGAACCTCGGCGTCGAGACGATCGACCTCCTGCAGTTGCACTGTCCGCCGACGGAGGCCTACTACCAGCCCGACACGTTCGAGATGCTCGAACGGTTCGAGGAGGAGGGCATCATCGAGCAGGCTGGCGTCAGCGTCGAGAAGGTCGAGGAGGCGGAGAAGGCGATCGAGTACGACGTCGTCGAGAGCGTCCAGATCATCTTCAACCCCTTCCGGCAACGCCCGAAGGAGCGGTTCTTCAGGGCCGCCAACCGGTACGACGTCGGGATCATCGTTCGCGTGCCCTACGCCTCCGGGCTGCTGACCGGCGCGCTCGATCGCGACCAGGAGTTCGCCGAGGACGACCACCGGAACTTCAACCGCGAGGGCGAGGCCTTCGACGTCGGCGAGACGTTCGCCGGCGTGCCCTACGAGACGGGCCACGACGCCCTCGAGGCGATGGAGCCCCACCTCCCGGACGACCGCTCGACGGCGCAGGCGACGCTCCGGTGGATCCTGGATCACGACCAGGTGACGACCGTGATTCCGGGGACCACCTCGCCCGCCCACGTCGAGTCGAACGCGGCGGTCTCCGAGCAGCCACGGCTCTCACACGAGGTCCACGGTGCGATCCGCGACGTCTACGAGGAGTACGTCTACGAGCACGTTCACCACCGCTGGTAA
- a CDS encoding DUF5813 family protein, whose product MNDESNDAAGRAFDANPAFERSADGYAVTTTPFEATVRAESIDHEGRDARFHVEVTMPSLDAAVADERVGDVVQDGWFETLALRLEDAYDVAEVDAASDPEIALRDSTVEARFSFLAWNADTGVADAKAIVDFAEGTYVQGVVPGYQYDDPVAGLIDRATQQAGSEDSGAKRGGTPL is encoded by the coding sequence ATGAACGACGAGTCGAACGACGCCGCCGGTCGCGCCTTCGACGCCAATCCCGCATTCGAACGATCGGCGGACGGTTACGCGGTCACGACGACCCCGTTCGAGGCAACAGTCCGTGCCGAATCGATCGACCACGAGGGCCGAGACGCGCGATTCCACGTCGAAGTGACGATGCCCAGTCTCGACGCTGCCGTTGCCGACGAGCGCGTGGGCGACGTCGTGCAGGATGGCTGGTTCGAGACCCTGGCGTTACGGCTCGAAGACGCCTACGACGTGGCAGAGGTCGACGCCGCATCGGACCCAGAGATCGCCTTGCGGGATTCGACCGTCGAGGCGCGATTCTCCTTTCTCGCCTGGAACGCCGACACGGGCGTCGCCGACGCGAAAGCGATCGTCGATTTCGCCGAAGGAACCTACGTCCAGGGCGTCGTTCCGGGCTACCAGTACGACGACCCGGTAGCGGGGCTGATCGACCGGGCGACCCAGCAGGCCGGCAGCGAGGACAGCGGTGCGAAGCGAGGCGGGACGCCGCTCTAG
- a CDS encoding GNAT family N-acetyltransferase: MTGRIYPDEVAGPFPTPPREFEDAEGRLIELQAAGGMDPEPVVEMYTAFDPADRAQGIPPSQEDRIRSWLDTLLTEGLNVLAWDGPDVVGHAVLMPDTDGWELAIFVYQPYQGAGIGTQLIETLLGYGAAEGVERVWLTVERWNRPAIALYKSVGFEPCEAESFEMEMSLVITDGEE, encoded by the coding sequence ATGACGGGGCGCATCTACCCCGACGAGGTCGCAGGGCCCTTCCCGACGCCGCCCAGGGAGTTCGAGGACGCCGAGGGCCGACTCATCGAACTCCAGGCAGCCGGGGGTATGGATCCCGAACCCGTCGTCGAGATGTACACGGCCTTCGATCCCGCCGACCGGGCGCAAGGCATCCCGCCCTCCCAGGAGGACCGGATCCGTTCCTGGCTCGACACGCTGCTCACCGAGGGCCTGAACGTCCTCGCCTGGGACGGCCCCGACGTCGTCGGCCACGCCGTTCTCATGCCCGACACCGATGGCTGGGAACTCGCTATCTTCGTCTACCAGCCCTACCAGGGCGCGGGGATCGGGACGCAACTCATCGAGACGCTCCTGGGCTACGGCGCCGCGGAAGGCGTCGAGCGCGTCTGGCTCACCGTCGAACGCTGGAACCGCCCGGCGATCGCGCTGTACAAGTCGGTCGGCTTCGAGCCCTGCGAGGCCGAGAGCTTCGAGATGGAGATGTCGCTCGTGATCACCGACGGGGAGGAGTAG
- a CDS encoding PHP domain-containing protein yields the protein MVVADLHVHTTNSDGTLDVADIPAAATRADLRAVAITDHDRPHPDLDAPLTVIDGITVVHGIELRVEATDQRVDLLGYGLDPTDALREECERIQQNRANRGARIVQRVEDHLGIDLEVEARPGLGRPHIARAVAEHPAVEYDLQGVFDELIGDDRPCFVARDVPSFETGRRLLADACRIVGLAHPLRYDDPEAALALTAELDAVERWYPYDRPADPGDTPALEPVERAIKQYDLLPTGGSDAHGTSLGAAGLNADAWERVEAALDG from the coding sequence ATGGTCGTCGCGGACCTCCACGTGCACACGACGAACTCCGACGGCACGCTCGACGTCGCGGACATCCCCGCTGCTGCGACGCGTGCAGACCTCCGAGCCGTCGCGATCACGGACCACGACCGGCCCCACCCGGACCTCGACGCGCCCCTGACGGTGATTGACGGCATCACGGTCGTCCACGGAATCGAACTCCGGGTCGAGGCCACGGACCAGCGCGTGGACCTCCTCGGCTACGGACTCGACCCCACCGATGCCCTCCGGGAGGAGTGCGAGCGAATCCAGCAAAATCGCGCGAATCGAGGCGCTCGCATCGTCCAGCGCGTCGAGGACCACCTGGGCATCGACCTGGAGGTCGAGGCCCGGCCCGGTCTCGGGCGGCCGCACATCGCCCGGGCGGTCGCCGAGCATCCTGCGGTCGAGTATGACCTCCAGGGCGTCTTCGACGAACTCATCGGCGACGATCGCCCCTGCTTCGTCGCCCGCGACGTCCCGTCTTTCGAGACTGGCCGTCGGTTGCTGGCGGACGCCTGTCGGATCGTCGGACTCGCGCACCCGCTTCGGTACGACGATCCGGAAGCAGCGCTCGCGTTGACCGCCGAACTCGACGCCGTCGAACGATGGTATCCGTACGATCGGCCGGCCGATCCGGGAGACACACCCGCCCTCGAACCCGTGGAGCGAGCGATCAAGCAGTACGACCTGCTCCCGACTGGCGGCTCTGACGCCCACGGGACCAGCCTGGGTGCCGCTGGACTCAACGCCGATGCCTGGGAACGCGTCGAAGCCGCACTCGACGGCTGA
- a CDS encoding transcription initiation factor IIB family protein, whose translation MRERTRASERAEEETTEKSAEDLSCPECGGLLVNDEEHGETVCDDCGLVVETDEIDRGPEWRAFDSKEKNQKSRVGAPTTNTMHDKGLSTNIDWRDKDAYGNSLGARQREKMQRLRKWNERFRTRDSKERNLKQALGEIDRMASALGLPDNVRETASVIYRRALEEDLLPGRSIEGVSTSCVYAAARQAGVPRSLDEISEVSRVEKNEVARTYRYVVRELGLEVRPADPESYVPRFASGLELSDEAEHRARSLLQNAKEKGVHSGKSPVGLAAAAVYAAALLTNEKTTQAAVSEVADISEVTIRNRYHELLEAEESLGVA comes from the coding sequence ATGAGAGAACGCACACGAGCCAGCGAGCGAGCCGAGGAGGAGACGACGGAGAAGTCAGCAGAGGATCTCTCCTGTCCGGAGTGCGGGGGTTTGCTCGTCAACGACGAGGAGCACGGGGAGACGGTCTGTGACGACTGCGGTCTCGTCGTCGAGACCGACGAGATCGACCGCGGTCCGGAGTGGCGCGCCTTCGACTCCAAGGAGAAGAACCAGAAGTCCCGCGTCGGTGCCCCGACGACGAACACGATGCACGACAAGGGGCTCTCGACCAACATCGACTGGCGTGACAAGGACGCCTACGGGAACTCCCTGGGCGCTCGCCAGCGCGAGAAGATGCAGCGCCTTCGCAAGTGGAACGAGCGCTTCCGCACCCGCGACTCCAAGGAGCGGAACCTCAAGCAGGCGCTCGGCGAGATCGACCGAATGGCCTCCGCACTTGGCCTCCCGGACAACGTCCGCGAGACCGCGAGCGTGATCTATCGGCGCGCACTCGAGGAGGACCTGCTCCCCGGCCGATCCATCGAAGGCGTCTCGACGTCCTGCGTCTACGCGGCTGCCCGACAGGCCGGCGTCCCTCGCAGCCTCGACGAGATCTCCGAGGTCTCCCGCGTCGAGAAGAACGAAGTCGCACGCACCTACCGCTACGTGGTTCGCGAACTGGGCCTTGAGGTTCGCCCGGCCGACCCCGAGAGCTACGTGCCCCGCTTCGCCTCCGGCCTGGAACTCTCCGACGAGGCCGAGCACCGCGCCCGCTCCCTGCTCCAGAACGCGAAGGAGAAGGGCGTCCACAGCGGCAAGTCCCCGGTCGGCCTCGCTGCGGCGGCGGTGTACGCCGCTGCACTCCTGACCAACGAGAAGACGACGCAGGCCGCGGTCAGCGAGGTCGCGGACATCTCCGAGGTCACGATCCGCAACCGCTACCACGAACTGCTCGAAGCCGAGGAGAGTCTCGGCGTCGCCTGA
- a CDS encoding universal stress protein, whose product MHVLLGVEGSEESDRALESVLERAEEAGDELTVAVFALRDQSLDDVEESVRGRLAESDVPWEVERIEADHPASALVELAEAGPYEQLAIGGGQESPMGKIELGTTTEFVLLNAQVTVRLVR is encoded by the coding sequence ATGCACGTGCTGCTCGGCGTCGAGGGAAGCGAGGAATCCGATCGCGCACTCGAGAGCGTCCTCGAGCGGGCGGAGGAGGCCGGTGACGAGCTGACGGTCGCGGTCTTCGCACTCCGCGACCAGTCGCTCGACGACGTCGAGGAATCGGTGCGCGGTCGACTCGCCGAGAGCGACGTTCCCTGGGAGGTCGAGCGGATCGAGGCGGACCATCCTGCCAGCGCGCTGGTCGAGCTCGCGGAGGCCGGTCCCTACGAACAGCTCGCCATCGGTGGTGGGCAGGAGAGTCCGATGGGCAAGATCGAGCTGGGAACGACGACGGAGTTCGTCCTCTTGAACGCCCAGGTCACGGTGAGACTGGTACGATGA
- a CDS encoding glycosyltransferase family 4 protein produces the protein MKISHYFEWEDAITGGFAESVNNQRTIMDRRGIEYTTSPDLSADLLHLNNMGPRSIYYAKRAHRADVPVVAHTHNTAADFRESFVFSNLLARPLRPYLAYGYSQADHLICPSAHNQSVIETDYTDTPSTVISNGFDAGRYEGWDDPDLREEYLDRYDLEPPVVFMFGHVIKRKGLRTFVETAEAMPDLDFVWFGYVNPAGGTLDKYLQPRETRKLVANSPSNCTFTGYIEDPRGAMAAGDVFFWPSKNENEGMALLEAMHCGKPPVIRSIPTYEWLEDGEDCIKADEAFVEPLRRLCSDERLREEIGSAAARTSEQFSLETVGDDLVALYERLLTERS, from the coding sequence ATGAAGATCAGCCACTACTTCGAGTGGGAGGACGCGATCACCGGCGGGTTCGCGGAGTCGGTCAACAACCAGCGAACGATCATGGATCGGCGCGGGATCGAGTACACGACCTCGCCGGACCTCTCCGCGGACCTCCTCCACCTGAACAATATGGGGCCGCGATCGATCTACTACGCCAAGCGCGCCCACCGGGCCGACGTCCCCGTCGTCGCGCACACCCACAACACTGCCGCGGACTTCCGGGAGAGCTTCGTCTTCTCGAACCTCCTCGCCAGACCCCTCCGCCCATACCTTGCGTACGGCTACTCCCAGGCGGACCACCTGATCTGCCCGTCCGCACACAATCAGTCGGTGATCGAGACCGACTACACGGATACGCCATCGACGGTCATCTCCAACGGCTTCGACGCCGGGCGCTACGAGGGGTGGGACGATCCGGACCTTCGCGAGGAGTATCTCGACCGGTACGACCTCGAACCGCCGGTCGTGTTCATGTTCGGCCACGTCATCAAGCGCAAGGGGCTCCGCACGTTCGTCGAGACCGCCGAGGCGATGCCGGACCTCGACTTCGTCTGGTTCGGCTACGTCAATCCTGCCGGCGGCACGCTCGACAAGTACCTCCAGCCTCGGGAAACCCGGAAGCTGGTCGCGAACTCGCCGTCGAACTGTACCTTCACCGGTTACATCGAGGATCCCCGTGGTGCGATGGCTGCCGGCGACGTGTTCTTCTGGCCCTCGAAGAACGAGAACGAGGGGATGGCGCTGCTGGAGGCGATGCACTGTGGCAAGCCGCCCGTCATCCGCTCGATTCCGACCTACGAGTGGCTCGAGGACGGCGAGGACTGCATCAAGGCCGACGAGGCGTTCGTTGAGCCGCTCCGACGGCTGTGTTCGGACGAGCGGCTCCGCGAGGAGATCGGCTCCGCCGCGGCGCGAACGAGCGAGCAGTTCTCCCTCGAAACCGTCGGCGACGACCTGGTTGCTCTGTACGAACGACTGCTCACCGAGCGGTCCTGA
- a CDS encoding type I 3-dehydroquinate dehydratase: MDFSEFVLTASTADLSDATHPAAREHADAVEFRMDLAADPLSLLDAYDGALPILATNRVEWEGGQAPDDESRLDDLVRAAEYDAVEAIDVELEAMRRGGATSVPDRVGDDVTIVASVHDFDRTPSMDDLRSLARQTTEYGDVGKVVPTAESVDDVPPLLTVTREFCAQGRPIATMAMGEPGRHSRAVAPLYGSRIGYAPVDPNDATAPGQYDVATLAELVARLEAKPEA, encoded by the coding sequence ATGGACTTCAGCGAGTTCGTCTTGACGGCCTCGACGGCCGACCTCTCGGACGCCACGCATCCGGCCGCACGCGAGCACGCGGACGCCGTCGAGTTCCGGATGGACCTCGCCGCCGACCCGCTCTCCCTGCTCGACGCCTACGACGGAGCGCTCCCGATTCTCGCGACGAACCGCGTGGAGTGGGAGGGCGGGCAGGCCCCAGACGACGAGTCACGGCTCGACGACCTCGTCAGGGCGGCCGAGTACGACGCCGTCGAAGCGATCGACGTCGAACTGGAAGCGATGCGGCGAGGGGGCGCGACGAGCGTCCCCGACCGCGTCGGCGACGACGTGACGATCGTCGCGTCGGTGCACGACTTCGATCGCACGCCGTCGATGGACGATCTCCGATCGCTGGCCCGCCAGACGACCGAGTACGGTGACGTCGGCAAGGTGGTCCCGACGGCGGAGTCCGTCGACGACGTGCCACCGCTCCTGACAGTAACGCGCGAGTTCTGCGCGCAAGGACGACCGATCGCGACGATGGCCATGGGTGAGCCCGGCCGTCACTCGCGGGCGGTGGCCCCGCTATACGGCTCCCGTATCGGCTACGCGCCCGTGGATCCGAACGACGCAACCGCCCCCGGGCAGTACGACGTCGCGACGCTCGCGGAACTCGTGGCACGTCTCGAAGCGAAACCCGAAGCATAA
- a CDS encoding Lrp/AsnC family transcriptional regulator, with translation MVTAYVMIKANTGDADRLRSEIDDIEGVVDTHIVAGDVDLIAKVEVESPGKVKDVSATSIQAIDGVEDTRTYIAMD, from the coding sequence ATGGTGACTGCCTACGTCATGATCAAGGCCAACACCGGCGACGCGGACCGGCTCCGCTCGGAAATCGACGACATCGAGGGCGTCGTCGACACCCACATCGTCGCCGGCGACGTCGACCTCATCGCGAAGGTCGAGGTCGAATCGCCGGGCAAGGTCAAGGACGTCTCCGCAACGTCGATCCAGGCAATCGACGGCGTGGAGGACACGCGGACGTACATCGCGATGGACTAA
- a CDS encoding 3-dehydroquinate synthase II, with protein sequence MTRSVWLKADDEVGDWEERKRRITAGLESGVDWVLVDEHDVGRVKELGDVKVAAFSTGGDAAMIDDAEGDGDAGPEADAYVVGKDGEGDGTVDLPNDLSGSADLSTLRRDDDRATGSYVRIFDSDYEGFAESAAQEAEYTIVIGENWQIIPLENLIARIGDETTLIAGVTEAEEARTAYETLEIGADAVLLDSSDPDEIRETVAVHDEADRETLELRWAEVTGIERAGSADRVCVDTGQLMDHDEGMLVGSMSRGLFFVHAETAESPYVASRPFRVNAGAVHAYVRTPDGGTKYLSELESGDEVQVVDTDGNTREAVVGRAKIEQRPMFRLEAEVETDDGVDRVETLLQNAETIKVPTSDGRTAITDVEEGDEVLIYYEDTARHFGEAVEESIIEK encoded by the coding sequence ATGACGCGATCTGTCTGGTTGAAGGCCGACGACGAGGTCGGCGACTGGGAGGAGCGAAAGCGCCGCATCACGGCCGGTCTGGAATCGGGCGTCGACTGGGTGCTCGTCGACGAACACGACGTCGGCCGCGTGAAGGAACTCGGCGACGTCAAGGTCGCGGCCTTCTCGACCGGCGGCGACGCCGCGATGATCGACGACGCCGAGGGCGACGGCGACGCCGGGCCCGAGGCCGACGCCTACGTCGTCGGCAAGGACGGCGAGGGCGACGGCACCGTCGACCTCCCGAACGACCTCTCCGGTTCTGCAGACCTCTCGACGCTCCGCCGGGACGACGACCGCGCCACCGGCTCGTACGTCCGCATCTTCGACTCCGACTACGAGGGCTTCGCGGAGTCCGCCGCACAGGAGGCCGAGTACACCATCGTCATCGGCGAGAACTGGCAGATCATCCCGCTCGAGAACCTCATCGCTCGTATCGGCGACGAGACGACGCTGATCGCTGGCGTCACGGAGGCCGAAGAGGCCCGGACGGCCTACGAGACACTGGAGATCGGCGCCGACGCCGTCTTGCTCGACAGCTCCGACCCCGACGAAATCCGCGAGACCGTCGCCGTCCACGACGAGGCGGATCGCGAGACGCTCGAACTGCGCTGGGCGGAGGTGACCGGCATCGAGCGTGCCGGCTCCGCGGATCGCGTCTGCGTCGACACGGGGCAGCTCATGGACCACGACGAGGGCATGCTGGTCGGCTCGATGAGCCGGGGCCTCTTCTTCGTCCATGCGGAGACCGCCGAATCGCCGTACGTCGCCTCCCGACCGTTCCGCGTCAACGCCGGGGCCGTCCACGCCTACGTGCGGACCCCCGACGGTGGGACGAAGTACCTCTCGGAACTCGAGAGCGGCGACGAGGTCCAGGTCGTCGATACGGACGGCAACACGCGCGAGGCGGTCGTCGGTCGTGCGAAGATCGAGCAACGGCCGATGTTCCGCCTCGAGGCGGAGGTCGAGACCGACGACGGCGTCGACCGGGTGGAGACGCTCCTCCAGAACGCCGAAACGATCAAGGTCCCGACGAGCGACGGCAGGACGGCGATCACAGACGTCGAGGAAGGCGACGAGGTCCTCATCTACTACGAGGACACCGCCCGACACTTCGGCGAGGCCGTCGAGGAGTCCATCATCGAGAAGTAG
- a CDS encoding universal stress protein, whose amino-acid sequence MERALVVIEASEATKNLVAEAAELAHGVDAELRLLYVTSDEEFEERQGELSSIPGIELDYGVARGVEEAEGFAEAIGEEVLGADAEFTAVGRIGDDEEEILAEARSSDADHIFVHGRQRSPAGKAVFGDIAQAIILGFDGPVTVTTS is encoded by the coding sequence ATGGAACGCGCACTCGTCGTGATCGAGGCATCCGAAGCAACGAAGAATCTCGTCGCCGAAGCCGCAGAACTCGCACACGGCGTCGATGCCGAACTCCGACTGCTCTACGTCACGTCCGACGAAGAGTTCGAGGAGCGTCAGGGTGAACTCTCCTCGATTCCCGGCATCGAACTCGACTACGGCGTGGCCCGCGGCGTCGAGGAGGCCGAAGGGTTCGCGGAGGCCATCGGCGAGGAGGTCCTCGGTGCCGACGCCGAGTTCACCGCCGTCGGTCGCATCGGCGACGACGAGGAGGAGATCCTCGCGGAGGCTCGCTCCAGCGACGCCGACCACATCTTCGTCCACGGCCGGCAGCGCTCGCCCGCCGGCAAGGCCGTCTTCGGTGACATCGCCCAGGCGATCATTCTCGGCTTCGATGGTCCGGTCACCGTCACCACGAGCTAA
- a CDS encoding DUF6757 family protein gives MQCHYCEKPAAYAAESEGVKVGLCEEHFQTRIEELAESDTLESIRERVDVDRQE, from the coding sequence ATGCAGTGTCACTACTGTGAGAAACCCGCCGCGTACGCGGCGGAGTCGGAGGGGGTGAAAGTCGGGCTCTGCGAGGAGCACTTCCAGACGCGAATCGAGGAACTCGCGGAGTCCGACACGCTGGAGTCCATCCGCGAGCGGGTGGACGTGGACCGACAGGAGTAG
- a CDS encoding zinc ribbon domain-containing protein — protein sequence MGRPRPWLAALLAFLYPGLGHLYLREWARSLLWFVLGVGTVALALPENAVSEASVTDPNSIVTASETMTAEASTVGLLVVVTVFAFSIADAYTIARGARARRVREAAGETTPDCPVCGHELDEDLDFCHWCTTRLDEWEPQ from the coding sequence ATGGGACGACCGCGCCCCTGGCTCGCCGCGTTGCTGGCCTTCCTCTACCCTGGACTGGGCCACCTCTACCTGCGGGAGTGGGCGCGATCGCTGCTCTGGTTCGTCCTCGGCGTCGGAACCGTGGCCCTTGCGTTGCCGGAGAACGCCGTCTCGGAAGCGAGCGTCACCGACCCGAACTCGATTGTGACTGCCTCGGAGACGATGACCGCCGAAGCCTCGACCGTCGGGCTGCTCGTGGTCGTCACGGTGTTCGCGTTTTCTATCGCCGACGCGTATACGATCGCTCGGGGTGCAAGGGCACGTCGGGTTCGCGAGGCTGCAGGCGAGACCACTCCGGATTGTCCGGTCTGTGGCCACGAACTCGACGAGGATCTCGACTTCTGTCACTGGTGCACGACCCGCCTCGACGAGTGGGAGCCCCAGTGA
- a CDS encoding universal stress protein, with amino-acid sequence MAPADAPLSVETVLVPVDGTDQATKAAEYAIAIADRYDADVTAVYVLAETISRAIEREAVDHETVAEESQSYLEGLTETAAASGVALDATVAYGFSKTKKSQHPGSVVLDTADEIGADFLVIPREDQHEDERDTLAKAAEYVLLYASQPVLSV; translated from the coding sequence ATGGCGCCCGCAGACGCTCCGCTGTCGGTCGAGACGGTACTCGTGCCCGTCGACGGGACCGACCAGGCCACCAAAGCCGCCGAGTACGCCATCGCGATCGCGGATCGGTACGACGCGGACGTCACCGCCGTCTACGTCCTCGCCGAGACCATCAGCCGAGCGATCGAGCGCGAGGCCGTCGATCACGAGACCGTGGCCGAGGAGAGCCAGTCCTACCTCGAGGGGCTCACCGAGACGGCAGCCGCGTCGGGGGTCGCTCTCGACGCGACCGTCGCCTACGGCTTCTCGAAGACCAAGAAGAGTCAGCATCCCGGAAGCGTGGTCCTCGACACCGCCGACGAGATCGGCGCGGACTTCCTCGTCATTCCGCGGGAGGACCAGCACGAGGACGAACGGGACACGCTGGCGAAGGCTGCGGAGTACGTGCTGTTGTACGCGAGTCAGCCGGTCCTGTCGGTCTGA
- a CDS encoding TFIIB-type zinc ribbon-containing protein: MPRCPECGSDVARTDAFCTQCGASLDDVDVGAVEEEASVPNDEDDGRLAFDGDPFDADVFEFSFKYPLANGLGTIALATVLLLLSILIIPYFVFIGYSVRVGRAAAIGRAAPPELGDWWGLLADGFRLFVAVAVLMVPAGAVYAALLLADQVVLANLVYFPMLVAVAAITPVFYGRGSVREVYSDLRFLRFLTTSNFWIGVAYYLGISFVLYVAAFVLSIVFVITLIGIPVAFAIWLVFPAYFTLLQAALWGRIYHDAAEEGVVDPVGRVDQLDTTW; encoded by the coding sequence ATGCCACGATGTCCGGAGTGTGGGTCGGACGTCGCGCGGACTGACGCGTTCTGTACGCAGTGTGGCGCGTCACTCGACGACGTCGACGTTGGGGCGGTCGAGGAGGAAGCGAGCGTACCGAACGACGAGGACGATGGCCGGCTGGCCTTCGACGGTGATCCCTTCGACGCGGACGTCTTCGAGTTCAGCTTCAAATATCCGCTCGCGAACGGGCTCGGGACGATCGCACTCGCGACGGTGCTACTGCTGTTGTCGATTCTGATCATTCCCTACTTCGTGTTCATCGGCTACTCGGTCCGCGTCGGTCGGGCTGCCGCCATCGGCCGTGCGGCACCGCCCGAACTGGGCGACTGGTGGGGCCTCCTCGCCGATGGCTTCAGACTTTTCGTCGCCGTCGCCGTCCTGATGGTTCCGGCCGGAGCAGTGTACGCGGCCTTGCTGCTGGCCGATCAGGTCGTGCTGGCGAACCTCGTCTACTTCCCGATGCTCGTCGCCGTCGCGGCGATCACTCCCGTCTTCTACGGACGGGGAAGCGTCAGAGAGGTCTACTCGGACCTTCGCTTCCTGCGTTTCCTCACGACGTCGAACTTCTGGATCGGCGTCGCCTACTATCTCGGCATCAGCTTCGTACTGTACGTCGCGGCCTTCGTCCTCTCGATCGTCTTCGTCATCACTCTCATCGGGATCCCGGTGGCGTTCGCGATCTGGCTCGTCTTCCCGGCGTACTTCACGCTGCTGCAGGCGGCGCTCTGGGGTCGGATCTACCACGACGCGGCCGAGGAGGGCGTCGTCGACCCGGTGGGACGCGTCGACCAGCTAGACACCACCTGGTGA